From one Phycodurus eques isolate BA_2022a chromosome 6, UOR_Pequ_1.1, whole genome shotgun sequence genomic stretch:
- the LOC133404506 gene encoding collagen alpha-1(XVII) chain-like isoform X2 — protein MSSAAGFRAGLGSSGMSSGFVTVEEKREGSPGTVTFSKVSKTYSTNGFGQPTRSSASPILKDRKIMTTLTTTHSDVFDGSSSTDSSPEDFQKEYGSSKAMSGSITRGRSQSRESEIRARLQSTSPSASWTELGDVKRLLRGSQSESTSTIQSPNNSLPIPKKASVETRTTSENTSTIQSPNNSLPIPKKASVETRTTSESTSTIQSPNISLVIPKKPSVDTRIVSESTSTIQSTNNSLLLPSVDTRIRPENSKSGLSTAPDHYGGVWPGSINSSYSYNTSPNNLTTTSTIYHSGGGGGGGGGGRRILGEGGGGVQNNMALISPPVHNGLSVSSTMPVYGVQNNLISTSSPAVHAPAGTNAEIVYGVQKNVSSPGISTTTVRPSSPSLDEPLGKDYKFVMVEKGNTPVKKESERLVMTTKDTGKQFMSAAPATSAMSAAAYSDDSLMREKQKLSMSASTMNDEREAKAALLKFDSKDKVGCADMWNDGSCFGLSRCCRCSWWKWLLGILLGLLLLLGLLFGLIALSEEVKRLKKRVEALEAITGSASARTSRLSGSSGINIVDPLDSKHTDRSYLGSTLTHSDNGIGVGNARGSGEDWQRAVQQLVRAELRSDAFRDSLKGAKGDPGMKGDPGVLGLQGDPGFPGLPGPSGRVGNPGTEGPRGPKGTAGDPGPQGLPGQKGLDGPMGPRGEAALPGFGAKGEKGSHGNSGPVGAPGLVGQKGALGQKGSQGDSGFPGQKGTPGLPGTKGGMGERGPRGPEGEPGRDGTKGAQGIAGVAGSMGPTGVRGTPGPSGLDGLPGSPGIQGPPGIAGIPGQPGTKGEMGPAGQVISPIGSDTVAIPGPPGPTGSPGPPGVPGLSGPIGPTGNTGRKGDRGEKGERGERGEAGISISSSETVSATRTGSLSSSAGFMGPPGPPGPPGVPGLQGPPGETRQGPPGRRGPSGEPGIGVPGPAGPKGEPGNFVPSSETFFAGPTGPPGPPGPQGPQGERGLRGYQGEPGQPGLAGIPGEPGDSGFSGVSLGGASRRGPPGPRGPPGAPGRDWSAAGSSAMGQYIAEYIQSGNLKQSLVGPPGPPGPPGISAASGAEMVDDVANRVIAYMQSQGRGYGGTSSSIGLTAQSGSISVDDLIALLQREDVRRYVTGPAGPPGPPGAPGHGSYRFGIQEVAERVLSLMKDRGMLGVSGHGNGFSSEYHTAVGPQGPPGVPGPPGPPGTGNYLSSDVREYFQSIAGRGPPGPPGPPGPVGPPGPISELSYTGLANSETIRADRREYVSSDRTRGGMFGIPGPPGPPGPPGEKGDSGVSGGMNWNVDSGDYSSMAVRVTDYIKSHGLLRDVVGEFGGAVQGPPGLPGPPGTPGYSQWFGSQDNVVDVVEYIKSQGLLYDSGRDQHGRAGQVPRGPPGPPGPPGSTRWFGTHGNATDLVEYIRSQGVLRDIIREYTNHIFQGPQGPPGPPGVPGHSQGFGSGVNYTPLVEYLQSRGLISDRRRSNYEHTVQGPPGLPGPPGAPGYSRLFGSQANVTDIVEFIRTYGAIVGAPGRPGQKGEMGFQGPKGDRGERGSPGQQGPKGEKGDFSTISRRAKRDVGV, from the exons ATGAGTTCAGCAGCAGGGTTTCGGGCAGGATTAGGGTCCTCTGGCATGTCTTCTGGGTTTGTGACTGttgaagaaaagagagaagggaGTCCGGGTACTGTAACCTTTTCTAAGGTGTCCAAAACCTACAGTACAAATGGATTTGGGCAACCAACGAGAAGCTCGGCCTCTCCTATTTTGAAGGACAGGAAGATCATGACCACTTTGACAACCACTCACTCTGATGTTTTTGACG GGAGTTCAAGCACAGACTCATCTCCAGAGGATTTCCAAAAGGAGTATG gCTCTTCAAAGGCAATGTCTGGTTCCATCACACGAGGGAGATCTCAGAGCCGAG AGAGTGAAATCCGAGCCAGGCTTCAGAGCACTTCTCCTTCAGCAAGTT GGACGGAACTCGGTGATGTGAAGCGTCTGCTGAGAGGAAGTCAGTCTGAGAGCACCAGCACCATTCAGTCTCCCAACAACTCTTTGCCCATCCCCAAGAAGGCCAGTGTAGAAACTAGAACCACATCTGAGAACACCAGCACCATTCAGTCTCCCAACAACTCTTTGCCCATCCCCAAGAAGGCCAGTGTAGAAACTAGAACCACATCTGAGAGCACCAGCACCATTCAGTCTCCTAACATCTCACTGGTCATCCCCAAGAAACCCAGTGTGGACACGAGGATTGTGTCTGAGAGTACCAGTACAATTCAGTCTACCAACAACTCCCTTCTTCTCCCTAGTGTGGATACCAGGATCAGGCCTGAGAACTCCAAATCAG GTTTGTCCACAGCTCCAGATCACTATGGTGGTGTTTGGCCTGGAAGCATTAACAGCAGCTACAGCTACAATACAAGTCCCAACAACCTAACCACAACATCTACTATTTACCACTCAG gaggaggaggaggaggaggaggaggaggaagaagaatactaggagaaggaggaggaggtgttcAGAACAATATGGCCCTCATCTCTCCCCCTGTGCACAACGGACTATCCGTCAGCAGCACCA TGCCAGTGTACGGTGTTCAGAATAACCTGATCAGCACCAGCAGCCCCGCTGTCCACGCTCCTGCTGGAACAAATGCAGAAATAG tttacgGTGTGCAGAAAAATGTCTCTAGCCCTGGAATCAGCACAAccacag TGCGCCCCAGCAGTCCTTCTCTTGATGAGCCTTTGGGCAAAGATTATAAGTTTGTGATGGTAGAAAAGGGCAATACACCTGTCAAGAAGGAGTCAGAGCGACTGGTCATGACCACCAAAGACACCGGAAAGCAATTCATGTCTGCTGCTCCTGCAACGTCTGCAATGTCTGCTG CCGCCTACTCTGATGATTCACTGATGAGGGAAAAACAGAAACTGTCGATGTCAGCCAGCACAATGAATGATGAAAGGGAGGCTAAAG CTGCACTCCTGAAATTTGACTCGAAAGATAAAGTTGGCTGCGCAG ACATGTGGAACGATGGATCGTGTTTTGGCTTGAGCCGCTGCTGCCGCTGCAGTTGGTGGAAGTGGCTCCTGGGCATCCTGCTCggccttctccttcttcttggtCTCCTCTTTGGACTCATCGCTTTGA GTGAGGAAGTGAAACGTCTCAAAAAACGAGTTGAAGCTCTGGAAGCCATCACTGGCTCTGCGTCAGCGAGGACTAGTCGTCTTTCTGGCTCCTCTGGCATCAACATTGTTGATCCGCTGGATTCCAAACACACGGACAGGAGTTATTTGGGTTCCACACTGACTCACTCTGATAACGGAATTGGTGTAGGGAATGCCAGAGGATCAGGAGAGGACTGGCAGAGAGCTGTCCAGCAGCTGGTCAGAGCCGAACTACGTTCCGATGCTTTTAGAG ACTCACTCAAAGGAGCTAAAGGAGACCCTGGGATGAAAG GTGATCCAGGTGTTCTTGGACTTCAAG GTGATCCTGGGTTTCCTGGCCTGCCAG GTCCTTCTGGACGTGTGGGCAACCCAGGAACAGAAGGACCCAGGGGTCCCAAGGGAACCGCAg GTGATCCAGGTCCTCAGGGATTACCAGGTCAGAAGGGCTTGGATGGGCCAATGGGCCCCCGAGGAGAGGCTGCACTACCTGGTTTTGGAGCGAAAGGAGAAAAAG GATCTCATGGCAATTCGGGACCAGTTGGTGCTCCTGGGCTAGTGGGGCAGAAAG GTGCTCTTGGTCAAAAGGGTTCCCAGGGTGATAGTGGATTTCCAGGACAAAAAG GAACTCCAGGCTTGCCAGGAACCAAAGGAGGCATGGGAGAGAGGGGACCACGTGGCCCAGAAG GTGAACCTGGAAGAGATGGCACAAAAGGTGCGCAGGGAATTGCAG GTGTTGCAGGTTCAATGGGACCTACTGGTGTGAGAGGAACACCTGGGCCTTCTGGACTTGATGGTCTTCCAG GTTCTCCAGGAATTCAAGGGCCACCAG GTATTGCTGGAATTCCAGGACAGCCTGGTACAAAAG GTGAAATGGGTCCAGCTGGTCAAGTCATTTCTCCAA TTGGCTCTGACACGGTGGCCATCCCAGGACCACCAGGACCGACTGGATCTCCTGGTCCTCCTGGAGTTCCTGGTTTGTCTGGTCCCATAGGCCCAACAGGAAACACTG GTCGAAAGGGAGACCGAGGAGAGAAAGGGGAGAGAGGTGAGAGAGGAGAAGCTGGCATCAGTATCAGTAGTTCAGAAACTGTCAGTGCAACACGAACTGGTA gtctgtcttcaTCGGCTGGATTTATGGGCCCACCGGGACCTCCAGGGCCTCCAGGAGTTCCAGGTCTTCAAGGTCCTCCCG GTGAGACAAGACAAGGTCCCCCTGGGCGTAGAGGTCCATCAGGAGAGCcag GCATTGGAGTACCTGGACCCGCAGGACCAAAAGGAGAGCCTGGAAACTTTGTACCTTCATCAG aaACTTTCTTTGCTGGACCAACGGGACCACCAGGACCTCCTGGTCCCCAGGGCCCACAAG gTGAGCGAGGACTACGAGGTTACCAAG GAGAACCAGGACAGCCAGGTTTGGCAGGAATTCCAGGAGAACCAG GTGATTCAGGATTCTCTGGAGTCTCCCTGG GGGGTGCATCAAGACGAGGACCGCCCGGACCTCGTGGACCACCTGGTGCACCTGGAAGAGATTGGAGTGCAGCAGGTTCAAGTGCCATGGGCCAGTACATTGCAGAGTACATTCAGA GTGGAAACTTGAAGCAGTCTCTGGTGGGACCTCCAGGGCCTCCGGGGCCTCCTGGTATCTCAGCAGCCTCAGGCGCCGAGATGGTGGATGATGTAGCAAATCGAGTCATCGCCTACATGCAGA GTCAGGGCAGAGGATATGGTGGGACTTCTAGCTCTATTGGTCTCACTGCTCAAAGTGGCTCCATTTCTGTTGATGACCTCATCGCCCTTTTACAGC gAGAGGATGTGAGAAGATATGTTACTGGTCCTGCTGGTCCACCAGGGCCCCCTGGAGCACCAGGTCATGGAAGCTATAGATTTGGTATCCAGGAGGTGGCTGAACGTGTCCTCAGTCTGATGaaag ACAGGGGCATGTTGGGTGTATCTGGACATGGAAATGGGTTCTCAA GTGAGTATCATACTGCTGTTGGGCCCCAGGGTCCACCTGGTGTGCCGGGTCCACCTGGACCACCAGGAACTGGAAACTACTTGAGCTCAGATGTCCGTGAATACTTTCAAA GTATTGCTGGTAGAGGTCCTCCAGGCCCCCCCGGGCCCCCTGGACCCGTGGGTCCACCTGGTCCGATCTCTGAACTTTCCTACACTGGTCTTGCCAACAGTGAGACGATCAGAGCAGATAGACGGGAATATGTCAGCA GTGACAGGACAAGAGGAGGTATGTTTGGCATTCCTGGTCCACCTGGCCCTCCTGGACCCCCAGGTGAAAAGGGAGATTCAGGTGTATCTGGTGGTATGAACTGGAACGTGGATAGTGGAGACTACTCCAGTATGGCCGTCAGAGTAACCGATTATATCAAAT CCCATGGCCTGCTCCGGGATGTTGTGGGGGAATTTGGTGGTGCTGTCCAAGGCCCTCCAGGACTCCCTGGTCCTCCGGGAACCCCTGGATACAGCCAGTGGTTTGGTTCTCAAGATAATGTTGTGGATGTGGTGGAATACATCAAAT CACAAGGTCTGTTGTATGACTCTGGGAGGGATCAACATGGCCGTGCTGGGCAAGTACCCAGAGGACCACCTGGACCTCCTGGACCTCCAGGGTCCACCCGTTGGTTTGGTACTCATGGAAACGCAACAGATCTGGTGGAATACATAAGAT CCCAAGGTGTGTTACGTGACATCATCAGGGAGTACACCAATCACATTTTCCAAGGACCTCAAGGACCACCTGGTCCTCCAGGTGTGCCGGGCCATAGTCAAGGGTTTGGTTCCGGTGTAAATTACACACCTCTTGTAGAATACCTCCAAT CACGTGGTCTGATTAGTGACAGAAGAAGGAGCAACTATGAACACACTGTTCAAGGGCCACCAGGACTACCTGGACCTCCAGGAGCCCCCGGATACAGCCGATTGTTTGGTTCCCAAGCAAACGTTACTGATATAGTGGAATTCATCAGAA CATATGGTGCCATAGTCGGAGCACCAGGGAGACCAGGACAAAAAGGGGAAATGGGATTCCAAGGCCCAAAAGGAGACAGAG GTGAACGTGGTTCTCCAGGGCAACAAGGACCCAAGGGAGAAAAAG GTGACTTCTCAACGATTTCAAGGAGAGCAAAGAGGGATGTTGGTGTCTAA
- the LOC133404506 gene encoding collagen alpha-1(XVII) chain-like isoform X3 has product MSSAAGFRAGLGSSGMSSGFVTVEEKREGSPGTVTFSKVSKTYSTNGFGQPTRSSASPILKDRKIMTTLTTTHSDVFDGSSSTDSSPEDFQKEYGSSKAMSGSITRGRSQSRGTESEIRARLQSTSPSASWTELGDVKRLLRGSQSESTSTIQSPNNSLPIPKKASVETRTTSENTSTIQSPNNSLPIPKKASVETRTTSESTSTIQSPNISLVIPKKPSVDTRIVSESTSTIQSTNNSLLLPSVDTRIRPENSKSGLSTAPDHYGGVWPGSINSSYSYNTSPNNLTTTSTIYHSGGGGGGGGGGRRILGEGGGGVQNNMALISPPVHNGLSVSSTMPVYGVQNNLISTSSPAVHAPAGTNAEIVYGVQKNVSSPGISTTTVRPSSPSLDEPLGKDYKFVMVEKGNTPVKKESERLVMTTKDTGKQFMSAAPATSAMSAAAYSDDSLMREKQKLSMSASTMNDEREAKAALLKFDSKDKVGCADMWNDGSCFGLSRCCRCSWWKWLLGILLGLLLLLGLLFGLIALSEEVKRLKKRVEALEAITGSASARTSRLSGSSGINIVDPLDSKHTDRSYLGSTLTHSDNGIGVGNARGSGEDWQRAVQQLVRAELRSDAFRDSLKGAKGDPGMKGDPGVLGLQGDPGFPGLPGPSGRVGNPGTEGPRGPKGTAGDPGPQGLPGQKGLDGPMGPRGEAALPGFGAKGEKGSHGNSGPVGAPGLVGQKGALGQKGSQGDSGFPGQKGTPGLPGTKGGMGERGPRGPEGEPGRDGTKGAQGIAGVAGSMGPTGVRGTPGPSGLDGLPGSPGIQGPPGIAGIPGQPGTKGEMGPAGQVISPIGSDTVAIPGPPGPTGSPGPPGVPGLSGPIGPTGNTGRKGDRGEKGERGERGEAGISISSSETVSATRTGSLSSSAGFMGPPGPPGPPGVPGLQGPPGIGVPGPAGPKGEPGNFVPSSETFFAGPTGPPGPPGPQGPQGERGLRGYQGEPGQPGLAGIPGEPGDSGFSGVSLGGASRRGPPGPRGPPGAPGRDWSAAGSSAMGQYIAEYIQSGNLKQSLVGPPGPPGPPGISAASGAEMVDDVANRVIAYMQSQGRGYGGTSSSIGLTAQSGSISVDDLIALLQREDVRRYVTGPAGPPGPPGAPGHGSYRFGIQEVAERVLSLMKDRGMLGVSGHGNGFSSEYHTAVGPQGPPGVPGPPGPPGTGNYLSSDVREYFQSIAGRGPPGPPGPPGPVGPPGPISELSYTGLANSETIRADRREYVSSDRTRGGMFGIPGPPGPPGPPGEKGDSGVSGGMNWNVDSGDYSSMAVRVTDYIKSHGLLRDVVGEFGGAVQGPPGLPGPPGTPGYSQWFGSQDNVVDVVEYIKSQGLLYDSGRDQHGRAGQVPRGPPGPPGPPGSTRWFGTHGNATDLVEYIRSQGVLRDIIREYTNHIFQGPQGPPGPPGVPGHSQGFGSGVNYTPLVEYLQSRGLISDRRRSNYEHTVQGPPGLPGPPGAPGYSRLFGSQANVTDIVEFIRTYGAIVGAPGRPGQKGEMGFQGPKGDRGERGSPGQQGPKGEKGDFSTISRRAKRDVGV; this is encoded by the exons ATGAGTTCAGCAGCAGGGTTTCGGGCAGGATTAGGGTCCTCTGGCATGTCTTCTGGGTTTGTGACTGttgaagaaaagagagaagggaGTCCGGGTACTGTAACCTTTTCTAAGGTGTCCAAAACCTACAGTACAAATGGATTTGGGCAACCAACGAGAAGCTCGGCCTCTCCTATTTTGAAGGACAGGAAGATCATGACCACTTTGACAACCACTCACTCTGATGTTTTTGACG GGAGTTCAAGCACAGACTCATCTCCAGAGGATTTCCAAAAGGAGTATG gCTCTTCAAAGGCAATGTCTGGTTCCATCACACGAGGGAGATCTCAGAGCCGAGGTACAG AGAGTGAAATCCGAGCCAGGCTTCAGAGCACTTCTCCTTCAGCAAGTT GGACGGAACTCGGTGATGTGAAGCGTCTGCTGAGAGGAAGTCAGTCTGAGAGCACCAGCACCATTCAGTCTCCCAACAACTCTTTGCCCATCCCCAAGAAGGCCAGTGTAGAAACTAGAACCACATCTGAGAACACCAGCACCATTCAGTCTCCCAACAACTCTTTGCCCATCCCCAAGAAGGCCAGTGTAGAAACTAGAACCACATCTGAGAGCACCAGCACCATTCAGTCTCCTAACATCTCACTGGTCATCCCCAAGAAACCCAGTGTGGACACGAGGATTGTGTCTGAGAGTACCAGTACAATTCAGTCTACCAACAACTCCCTTCTTCTCCCTAGTGTGGATACCAGGATCAGGCCTGAGAACTCCAAATCAG GTTTGTCCACAGCTCCAGATCACTATGGTGGTGTTTGGCCTGGAAGCATTAACAGCAGCTACAGCTACAATACAAGTCCCAACAACCTAACCACAACATCTACTATTTACCACTCAG gaggaggaggaggaggaggaggaggaggaagaagaatactaggagaaggaggaggaggtgttcAGAACAATATGGCCCTCATCTCTCCCCCTGTGCACAACGGACTATCCGTCAGCAGCACCA TGCCAGTGTACGGTGTTCAGAATAACCTGATCAGCACCAGCAGCCCCGCTGTCCACGCTCCTGCTGGAACAAATGCAGAAATAG tttacgGTGTGCAGAAAAATGTCTCTAGCCCTGGAATCAGCACAAccacag TGCGCCCCAGCAGTCCTTCTCTTGATGAGCCTTTGGGCAAAGATTATAAGTTTGTGATGGTAGAAAAGGGCAATACACCTGTCAAGAAGGAGTCAGAGCGACTGGTCATGACCACCAAAGACACCGGAAAGCAATTCATGTCTGCTGCTCCTGCAACGTCTGCAATGTCTGCTG CCGCCTACTCTGATGATTCACTGATGAGGGAAAAACAGAAACTGTCGATGTCAGCCAGCACAATGAATGATGAAAGGGAGGCTAAAG CTGCACTCCTGAAATTTGACTCGAAAGATAAAGTTGGCTGCGCAG ACATGTGGAACGATGGATCGTGTTTTGGCTTGAGCCGCTGCTGCCGCTGCAGTTGGTGGAAGTGGCTCCTGGGCATCCTGCTCggccttctccttcttcttggtCTCCTCTTTGGACTCATCGCTTTGA GTGAGGAAGTGAAACGTCTCAAAAAACGAGTTGAAGCTCTGGAAGCCATCACTGGCTCTGCGTCAGCGAGGACTAGTCGTCTTTCTGGCTCCTCTGGCATCAACATTGTTGATCCGCTGGATTCCAAACACACGGACAGGAGTTATTTGGGTTCCACACTGACTCACTCTGATAACGGAATTGGTGTAGGGAATGCCAGAGGATCAGGAGAGGACTGGCAGAGAGCTGTCCAGCAGCTGGTCAGAGCCGAACTACGTTCCGATGCTTTTAGAG ACTCACTCAAAGGAGCTAAAGGAGACCCTGGGATGAAAG GTGATCCAGGTGTTCTTGGACTTCAAG GTGATCCTGGGTTTCCTGGCCTGCCAG GTCCTTCTGGACGTGTGGGCAACCCAGGAACAGAAGGACCCAGGGGTCCCAAGGGAACCGCAg GTGATCCAGGTCCTCAGGGATTACCAGGTCAGAAGGGCTTGGATGGGCCAATGGGCCCCCGAGGAGAGGCTGCACTACCTGGTTTTGGAGCGAAAGGAGAAAAAG GATCTCATGGCAATTCGGGACCAGTTGGTGCTCCTGGGCTAGTGGGGCAGAAAG GTGCTCTTGGTCAAAAGGGTTCCCAGGGTGATAGTGGATTTCCAGGACAAAAAG GAACTCCAGGCTTGCCAGGAACCAAAGGAGGCATGGGAGAGAGGGGACCACGTGGCCCAGAAG GTGAACCTGGAAGAGATGGCACAAAAGGTGCGCAGGGAATTGCAG GTGTTGCAGGTTCAATGGGACCTACTGGTGTGAGAGGAACACCTGGGCCTTCTGGACTTGATGGTCTTCCAG GTTCTCCAGGAATTCAAGGGCCACCAG GTATTGCTGGAATTCCAGGACAGCCTGGTACAAAAG GTGAAATGGGTCCAGCTGGTCAAGTCATTTCTCCAA TTGGCTCTGACACGGTGGCCATCCCAGGACCACCAGGACCGACTGGATCTCCTGGTCCTCCTGGAGTTCCTGGTTTGTCTGGTCCCATAGGCCCAACAGGAAACACTG GTCGAAAGGGAGACCGAGGAGAGAAAGGGGAGAGAGGTGAGAGAGGAGAAGCTGGCATCAGTATCAGTAGTTCAGAAACTGTCAGTGCAACACGAACTGGTA gtctgtcttcaTCGGCTGGATTTATGGGCCCACCGGGACCTCCAGGGCCTCCAGGAGTTCCAGGTCTTCAAGGTCCTCCCG GCATTGGAGTACCTGGACCCGCAGGACCAAAAGGAGAGCCTGGAAACTTTGTACCTTCATCAG aaACTTTCTTTGCTGGACCAACGGGACCACCAGGACCTCCTGGTCCCCAGGGCCCACAAG gTGAGCGAGGACTACGAGGTTACCAAG GAGAACCAGGACAGCCAGGTTTGGCAGGAATTCCAGGAGAACCAG GTGATTCAGGATTCTCTGGAGTCTCCCTGG GGGGTGCATCAAGACGAGGACCGCCCGGACCTCGTGGACCACCTGGTGCACCTGGAAGAGATTGGAGTGCAGCAGGTTCAAGTGCCATGGGCCAGTACATTGCAGAGTACATTCAGA GTGGAAACTTGAAGCAGTCTCTGGTGGGACCTCCAGGGCCTCCGGGGCCTCCTGGTATCTCAGCAGCCTCAGGCGCCGAGATGGTGGATGATGTAGCAAATCGAGTCATCGCCTACATGCAGA GTCAGGGCAGAGGATATGGTGGGACTTCTAGCTCTATTGGTCTCACTGCTCAAAGTGGCTCCATTTCTGTTGATGACCTCATCGCCCTTTTACAGC gAGAGGATGTGAGAAGATATGTTACTGGTCCTGCTGGTCCACCAGGGCCCCCTGGAGCACCAGGTCATGGAAGCTATAGATTTGGTATCCAGGAGGTGGCTGAACGTGTCCTCAGTCTGATGaaag ACAGGGGCATGTTGGGTGTATCTGGACATGGAAATGGGTTCTCAA GTGAGTATCATACTGCTGTTGGGCCCCAGGGTCCACCTGGTGTGCCGGGTCCACCTGGACCACCAGGAACTGGAAACTACTTGAGCTCAGATGTCCGTGAATACTTTCAAA GTATTGCTGGTAGAGGTCCTCCAGGCCCCCCCGGGCCCCCTGGACCCGTGGGTCCACCTGGTCCGATCTCTGAACTTTCCTACACTGGTCTTGCCAACAGTGAGACGATCAGAGCAGATAGACGGGAATATGTCAGCA GTGACAGGACAAGAGGAGGTATGTTTGGCATTCCTGGTCCACCTGGCCCTCCTGGACCCCCAGGTGAAAAGGGAGATTCAGGTGTATCTGGTGGTATGAACTGGAACGTGGATAGTGGAGACTACTCCAGTATGGCCGTCAGAGTAACCGATTATATCAAAT CCCATGGCCTGCTCCGGGATGTTGTGGGGGAATTTGGTGGTGCTGTCCAAGGCCCTCCAGGACTCCCTGGTCCTCCGGGAACCCCTGGATACAGCCAGTGGTTTGGTTCTCAAGATAATGTTGTGGATGTGGTGGAATACATCAAAT CACAAGGTCTGTTGTATGACTCTGGGAGGGATCAACATGGCCGTGCTGGGCAAGTACCCAGAGGACCACCTGGACCTCCTGGACCTCCAGGGTCCACCCGTTGGTTTGGTACTCATGGAAACGCAACAGATCTGGTGGAATACATAAGAT CCCAAGGTGTGTTACGTGACATCATCAGGGAGTACACCAATCACATTTTCCAAGGACCTCAAGGACCACCTGGTCCTCCAGGTGTGCCGGGCCATAGTCAAGGGTTTGGTTCCGGTGTAAATTACACACCTCTTGTAGAATACCTCCAAT CACGTGGTCTGATTAGTGACAGAAGAAGGAGCAACTATGAACACACTGTTCAAGGGCCACCAGGACTACCTGGACCTCCAGGAGCCCCCGGATACAGCCGATTGTTTGGTTCCCAAGCAAACGTTACTGATATAGTGGAATTCATCAGAA CATATGGTGCCATAGTCGGAGCACCAGGGAGACCAGGACAAAAAGGGGAAATGGGATTCCAAGGCCCAAAAGGAGACAGAG GTGAACGTGGTTCTCCAGGGCAACAAGGACCCAAGGGAGAAAAAG GTGACTTCTCAACGATTTCAAGGAGAGCAAAGAGGGATGTTGGTGTCTAA